Proteins encoded together in one Epinephelus lanceolatus isolate andai-2023 chromosome 4, ASM4190304v1, whole genome shotgun sequence window:
- the ercc2 gene encoding general transcription and DNA repair factor IIH helicase subunit XPD — translation MKLNIEGLLVYFPYDYIYPEQYSYMLELKRTLDAKGHGVLEMPSGTGKTISLLSLIVAYQKAFPLEVTKLIYCSRTVPEIEKVVEELRKLMEFYSKETGESNNFLALALSSRKNLCIHPEVSALRFGKEVDGKCHSLTASYIRAQRHSDPSVPVCRFYEEFDSVGRQVPLPAGIYNLDDLKDYGRRKGWCPYYLARYSILHANIVVYSYHYLLDPKIADLVSKELAKKSVVVFDEAHNIDNVCIDSMSVNITRRTLDRCQTNVDTLQNTIHKIKETDAAKLKQEYRRLVEGLKEANVARETDVYLANPVLPDEILQEAVPGTIRTAEHFVGFLKRFLEYLKSRLRVQHVVQESAPQFLKDIFDKVCIDRKPLRFCAERLQSLLRTLEIADIADFSAVTLISNFATLVSTYSQGFTIIIEPFEDRTPTIANPVLHFSCMDPSIAIKPVFQRFQSVVITSGTLSPLDIYPRILDFRPVTMASFTMTLARTCLCPLIVGRGNDQVALSSKFETREDFAVIRNYGNLLLEMSAVVPDGIVAFFTSYVYMENIVASWYEQGILENIQRNKLIFIETPDAAETSMALEKYQEACENGRGAILLSVARGKVSEGIDFVHHFGRAVIMFGVPYVYTQSRILKARLEYLRDQFQIRENDFLTFDAMRHAAQCVGRAIRGKTDYGLMIFADKRYARADKRGKLPRWIQEHINDGSLNLTVDEAIQLSKHFLRQMAQPFRQEDQLGLSLLTLEQLESEEMLQKIAQIAHQT, via the exons ATGAA GCTCAACATCGAGGGTCTGTTGGTGTATTTTCCATATGACTACATATATCCTGAGCAGTACTCCTACATGCTGGAGCTGAAGAGGACTCTGGATGCCAAG GGTCATGGAGTCCTGGAGATGCCATCAGGAACAGGGAAGACcatctctctgctgtctctCATTGTTGCCTACCAAAAG gcCTTTCCTTTGGAAGTGACCAAGCTAATATACTGCTCCAGAACAGTTCCAGAGATCGAGAAG GTCGTGGAGGAGCTGAGGAAGTTGATGGAGTTTTATTCCAAGGAAACTGGAGAGAGCAACAATTTCCTGGCTCTGGCCCTTTCCTCCAGAAAAAACCTCTGCATCCACCCTGAG GTGAGCGCTCTGCGCTTTGGTAAGGAGGTTGATGGGAAGTGCCACAGTCTGACAGCATCGTACATTCGCGCACAACGCCACAGTGACCCCAGCGTGCCTGTATGTCGCTTCTATGAG GAGTTTGATTCAGTTGGCAGACAGGTGCCTCTTCCTGCTGGCATCTACAACCTTGACGACCTGAAGGACTATGGCAGGAGAAAAGGCTGGTGTCCCTACTATCTGGCGCGCTACTCA ATCCTGCATGCTAACATTGTGGTGTACAGTTACCACTACCTGCTGGATCCTAAGATAGCTGACTTGGTGTCCAAAGAGCTGGCCAAGAAGTCTGTAGTGGTGTTTGACGAAGCTCATAATATAG ACAATGTGTGCATTGACTCCATGAGCGTGAACATCACCAGACGAACACTTGACCGCTGCCAGACCAATGTGGACACTCTTCAGAACACCATACACAA GATAAAGGAGACAGATGCTGCCAAACTGAAGCAGGAGTACAGGCGACTGGTGGAGGGGCTGAAGGAAGCCAATGTTGCCAGGGAAACAGATGTCTACCTCGCAAATCCTGTGTTACCAGATGAAATTCTTCAAG aGGCAGTCCCTGGTACTATTCGCACAGCAGAGCACTTTGTTGGTTTCTTGAAACGTTTCTTGGAGTATCTGAAGTCCCGTCTGAGGGTCCAACATGTCGTACAGGAGAGTGCCCCGCAGTTCCTCAAAGACATCTTCGACAAAGTCTGCATCGACCGCAAGCCTCTCAG GTTTTGTGCAGAGCGGTTACAGTCGTTGCTACGAACTCTGGAGATTGCTGACATTGCTGACTTCTCAGCTGTTACTCTTATCTCTAACTTTGCTACCCTGGTCAGCACCTACAGCCAAG gTTTCACCATAATCATTGAGCCCTTTGAAGACAGAACACCAACCATCGCCAACCCTGTGCTGCACTTCAG CTGTATGGACCCTTCAATTGCCATCAAACCTGTTTTTCAAAGATTTCAGTCAGTCGTCATCACCTCAGGG ACTCTCTCTCCACTGGACATCTATCCCCGAATCCTCGACTTCCGCCCAGTTACCATGGCATCCTTCACCATGACCCTGGCACGGACCTGCCTCTGTCCTCTG ATTGTTGGTAGGGGAAATGATCAGGTGGCCCTGAGCTCAAAGTTTGAGACCAGAGAAGATTTTG ctgtgattcGTAACTATGGCAACCTACTTCTAGAGATGTCTGCAGTCGTTCCCGATGGCATCGTGGCATTTTTCACCAGCTACGTGTACATGGAGAATATAGTGGCGTCTTGGTATgaacag gGTATCTTAGAGAATATCCAGAGAAACAAGCTGATCTTCATTGAGACTCCAGATGCTGCAGAGACCAGCATGGCCCTGGAGAAATACCAGGAG GCATGTGAGAATGGCAGAGGAGCCATCCTCTTGTCTGTGGCCAGGGGAAAGGTGTCCGAGGGAATAGATTTTG TGCACCACTTTGGCCGGGCAGTCATCATGTTTGGAGTGCCTTATGTTTACACACAGAGCCGCATCCTAAAG GCTCGTCTGGAGTACCTGCGGGATCAATTTCAGATCAGAGAGAATGACTTCCTGACATTTGATGCCATGCGTCATGCGGCCCAGTGTGTAGGCAGAGCCATCAGAGGCAAGACTGACTACGGACTTATGATATTTGCTGACAAG CGTTACGCCCGAGCAGACAAACGTGGTAAGCTTCCTCGCTGGATTCAAGAGCACATCAATGACGGCAGTCTGAACCTCACCGTGGACGAGGCCATCCAGCTTTCCAAGCACTTCCTGCGCCAAATGGCTCAGCCTTTTAGACAG gagGACCAGTTGGGTCTGTCTCTGTTGACTCTTGAACAGCTGGAATCGGAGGAGATGCTGCAGAAAATTGCTCAGATTGCTCATCAGACCTGA
- the klc3 gene encoding kinesin light chain 3, which produces MLSAEEILCNTQQVIAGLEALKGENRGLLENLQEAIESLPVPESGSVEQEKSDIIRQSLERIELGLSEAQVMMALSAHLGSLEAEKQKLRAQVRRLCQENQWLRDELAGAQQRLQDREQEVVTLEEQNRHLQFMSSIRKYDLEEPQLDDKDTSSTKESLDDLFPTEDEEQSQMSQPHHSSAAAAAQQGGYEIPARLRTLHNLVIQYASQGRYEVAVPLCKQALEDLEKSSGHTHPDVATMLNILALVYRDQNKYKEAANLLNDALAIREKTLGMDHPAVAATLNNLAVLYGKRGKYKEAEPLCKRALEIREKVLGIDHPDVAKQLNNLALLCQNQGKYQEVEQYYERALHIYQSKLGPDDANVAKTKNNLASCYLKQGKYRQAEALYKEILTRAHEKEFGSVEGDGRPSWSGAEDGGSGQDGLSNLKRSGSFTKLRESIRRSSEKLVRKLRGVGMEEATLRNAGMKRANSLNVLNVGARESQDGTQSSRLTNVRGLSSSTQSLTRRGSLGGTS; this is translated from the exons ATGTTGTCAGCGGAGGAGATTCTGTGCAACACGCAGCAGGTGATCGCCGGGCTGGAGGCGCTGAAAGGAGAGAACCGTGGCCTGCTTGAGAACCTGCAGGAGGCTATTGAGAGCCTGCCAGTGCCTGAGAGTGGCAGCGTGGAGCAGGAGAAGAGTGACATCATCCGCCAATCACTGGAGAGGATAGAGCTGGGGCTGAGCGAGGCGCAG GTGATGATGGCGTTGTCAGCTCACCTGGGTTCACTGGAGGCAGAAAAACAGAAGCTGCGCGCTCAG GTGCGTCGTCTCTGTCAGGAGAACCAGTGGCTGAGGGACGAGCTGGCAGGTGCTCAGCAGCGGCTGCAGGACAGGGAGCAGGAGGTGGTCACCCTGGAGGAGCAGAATAGACACTTGCAATTCATGTCCTCCATACGCAAATACGACCTGGAGGAGCCGCAGCTG GATGACAAAGACACGTCTTCCACCAAGGAGTCTCTGGATGACCTCTTTCCCACTGAGGACGAAGAACAGTCTCAGA TGTCCCAGCCTCAccacagcagtgcagcagctgcagcccaGCAGGGCGGCTACGAGATTCCTGCCCGCCTTCGAACACTGCACAACCTGGTTATCCAGTATGCATCCCAGGGACGGTACGAAGTCGCTGTGCCACTTTGCAAACAG GCTTTGGAAGACCTGGAGAAGTCCTCAGGCCACACCCACCCAGATGTTGCCACCATGCTGAATATACTGGCGCTGGTGTACAG AGACCAGAACAAATACAAAGAAGCAGCTAACCTGCTAAACGACGCATTGGCAATAAGAGAGAAAACTCTTGGAATGGACCACCCGGCT GTGGCAGCAACGCTCAACAACCTGGCGGTGCTTTAtgggaaaagaggaaaatacaAGGAAGCAGAGCCGCTGTGTAAGAGAGCTCTGGAGATCAgagaaaaa GTTCTTGGTATAGACCACCCAGATGTTGCCAAGCAGCTGAACAACCTGGCTCTACTGTGTCAGAATCAGGGGAAGTACCAGGAGGTGGAGCAGTATTATGAACGTGCTCTGCACATCTACCAGAGCAAACTGGGACCAGACGATGCCAATGTGGCCAAGACAAAGAACAACCTG gcatcatgctatcTTAAGCAGGGGAAATACAGACAAGCTGAGGCTCTATACAAAGAGATCCTGACCAGAGCACATGAAAAGGAGTTTGGATCTGTAGAAG GCGATGGTCGTCCCAGTTGGTCAGGTGCTGAGGACGGTGGCTCCGGACAGGACGGACTCAGTAACCTGAAGCGCAGCGGCTCCTTCACCAAACTCAGAGAGTCGATACGCAGAAGCAGTGAGAAACTGGTCCGCAAGCTGAGAGGAGTCGGAATGGAGGAAGCAACCCTGAGGAATGCTGG GATGAAGAGGGCAAACTCTCTGAATGTGTTGAATGTTGGAGCCAGAGAGAGTCAGGATGGCACCCAG TCGAGCCGTTTGACAAATGTCCGAGGCCTGAGCTCCAGCACGCAGAGCCTGACAAGACGAGGTTCACTCGGTGGTAccagctaa